In Sphingomonas psychrotolerans, the following proteins share a genomic window:
- a CDS encoding Bax inhibitor-1/YccA family protein, whose product MANWSDPRTGAAYAATDARAEAYDVGLRAYMLSVYNYMLSGVLLTGIIALVVGNTSLIEMIVQPAARGGYSPTMLGWIVMLSPLAIVFAMSFGQARMSEGTLKTLFFVYAGLMGASLSTIFITYTSTSIAGVFFATAAGFAGLSLYGYTTKRDLSGLGTFLIMGLVGLIVASIVNLFLQSGTMNLVISAIGVLIFAGLTAYDTQKIKSIYAHVAGTEMMGKVVIMGALNLYLDFINMFLFLLRLFGSARD is encoded by the coding sequence ATGGCGAATTGGTCGGATCCCCGGACTGGCGCGGCCTATGCAGCGACCGACGCGCGCGCCGAAGCGTATGACGTGGGGCTCAGGGCATATATGCTGTCGGTCTATAACTACATGCTCTCGGGCGTGCTGTTGACCGGCATCATCGCGCTCGTGGTGGGCAATACCAGCCTGATCGAGATGATCGTGCAGCCCGCGGCGCGCGGTGGCTATTCACCGACGATGCTCGGCTGGATCGTCATGCTTTCGCCGCTGGCGATCGTATTTGCGATGAGCTTCGGGCAGGCGCGGATGTCCGAGGGCACGCTCAAGACCTTGTTCTTCGTCTATGCGGGCCTGATGGGCGCGTCGCTGTCGACGATCTTCATCACTTATACCTCGACTTCGATCGCCGGGGTGTTCTTCGCCACGGCGGCAGGCTTCGCCGGACTGAGCCTCTATGGCTACACGACCAAGCGTGACCTGTCGGGCCTCGGCACCTTCCTGATCATGGGGCTGGTGGGCCTGATCGTGGCGTCGATCGTCAACCTGTTCCTGCAATCGGGCACGATGAACCTGGTGATCAGCGCAATCGGCGTGCTGATCTTCGCGGGGCTCACCGCCTACGACACGCAGAAGATCAAGAGCATCTACGCGCATGTCGCGGGGACCGAGATGATGGGCAAGGTCGTGATCATGGGGGCGCTGAACCTCTATCTCGACTTCATCAACATGTTCCTGTTCCTGCTCCGCCTGTTCGGCAGCGCGCGCGACTGA
- a CDS encoding cation diffusion facilitator family transporter, which translates to MGACPASGWRANIVLYAALAANLGIAVAKFVAAAISGSSSMLTEGVHSLVDSGNQGLLLYGQHRATRPPDAEHPFGYGRELYFWAFVVAILIFGLGAGVSIYEGWQHLAAPEPLRDPLINYIVLGVAAVLEGSSWVIALREFGAAKGDMGWWQSVHESKDPATFIVLFEDSAALAGLAVAAIGIWASHAWGDPRIDGAASIVIGCILAAVATLLAREAKGLLIGERANPEVVACVRRILDSEPAIVRVNHVRTIHTAPDRIFVAISADFDDQLSMGAGEALIERIEQELKTALPMLSSIYIRPEKAEDAIPRSRSADRETARVCTLPT; encoded by the coding sequence ATGGGCGCATGTCCTGCGTCGGGGTGGCGCGCCAACATCGTTCTCTATGCCGCGCTGGCGGCCAATCTGGGGATCGCCGTCGCCAAGTTCGTGGCGGCGGCGATCTCCGGTTCTTCGTCGATGCTCACCGAAGGGGTGCACAGCCTCGTCGACAGCGGCAATCAGGGGCTGTTGCTCTATGGCCAGCATCGCGCCACGCGACCGCCCGATGCCGAGCACCCGTTCGGCTATGGCCGCGAACTCTATTTCTGGGCGTTCGTCGTCGCCATCCTGATCTTCGGGCTCGGTGCCGGGGTCTCGATCTACGAGGGCTGGCAGCACCTCGCCGCGCCCGAGCCGCTGCGCGATCCGCTGATCAATTACATCGTGCTGGGGGTCGCGGCGGTGCTGGAGGGCAGCTCATGGGTGATCGCGCTTCGGGAATTTGGTGCGGCCAAGGGTGATATGGGCTGGTGGCAGTCAGTGCACGAATCGAAGGACCCGGCGACCTTCATCGTATTGTTCGAGGATTCGGCGGCGCTGGCCGGGCTGGCGGTCGCCGCGATCGGCATATGGGCGAGCCATGCCTGGGGCGATCCGCGGATAGACGGCGCGGCGTCTATCGTGATCGGGTGCATTCTCGCCGCAGTCGCGACCCTGCTCGCGCGCGAGGCCAAGGGATTGCTGATCGGCGAACGCGCCAACCCCGAAGTGGTGGCGTGCGTGCGCCGGATCCTCGATAGCGAGCCGGCGATCGTGCGAGTCAATCACGTACGGACGATCCACACCGCACCCGATCGGATCTTCGTCGCGATCAGCGCGGATTTCGACGACCAACTCAGCATGGGCGCCGGCGAGGCGCTGATCGAGCGGATCGAGCAGGAGTTGAAGACGGCTCTGCCGATGCTGTCGTCGATCTACATCCGGCCCGAAAAGGCCGAGGACGCGATACCGCGATCGCGGTCGGCTGATCGGGAGACTGCGCGCGTCTGCACGCTTCCTACGTAA